The genomic interval GGAGGCCGTCACGACGCCACAACGTTCCGACGCCGCAGACGTCACGGCGCCACCTTCGGGCCCGAGAGGAAGACCAGCCGGAACTTGCCGACCTGCACCTCGTCGCCGTTCGCCAGGGTCGCGGACTCGACGCGCTCCCGGTTGACGTAGGTGCCGTTGAGGCTGCCGACGTCGCGAACGACGAAGACGCCACCCTCACGACGGAACTCGGCGTGCCGGCGGGACACCGTGACGTCATCGAGGAAGATGTCGCTCTCCGGGTGACGCCCGGCGGTCGTGACGTCGGTGTCCAGCAGGAACCGGCTACCCGCGTTCGGCCCGCGCCGGACGACGAGCAGCGCCGAACCGGGCGGAAGGCTCTCGGCGATCCGGGTACCCTCGGGGTCACCGCCGCCGGCGGCCTCGGACGCCTCCACGACGTCGTCGATGGCGCCGAGGATCATCGTCGAGGTGACATCCAGCTGCTGATCGTCCTCGGAATGGCGGCTCACCGCACACCTCCGGCGTCTAGGGCCCGCAGGCACGCCCGCGCGGATGCTGGAGGGGCACCCTTCAAGTTAGATCGCCTCCCGGCCTTGTCCGTCGACCGCTGACGCGGTCGAGTACCTGCGATGTGGGCCCGGCAGTCCCCGCCACCCGGGAAGGGGACGGAATCCGCCAGATCTGCTCCCCAGTCTGGCAGACCAGGTCACAGCGAGGGGACGACCACCCGCCTCGCGACCGGTGTTCGACCCACGAAGCCTAGTGCACCGGTGTGTGAGTTGCTCGACCGCACGCTCCCGTGACCCATCAGATCCGTGCTCCCGACGCTCACGGTCGCAGCTTCAGGCAGTGCAGCACCAGTACCGCCGCCGCCCGTGGGCAGGGTGGTCATGCCTTCTCGGTGAGTTCCCGGTACTCGTCGGCGCTCATCAGAGCGTCGAGGACGGCGGGATCGTCCACGTCGATCTCGAGCATCCATCCCCCGCCGTACGGCTCGCCGTTGATCAGCTCCGGCTGCTCGTCCAGCGCCTCGTTCCGAGCCGTCACCGTGCCGGACACCGGGGCGTACACGTCCGAGACGCTCTTGGTCGACTCGACCTCACCGACCGCCTCGCCCGCGGTGACGGTGTTGCCCACCTCGGGCAGCTGCACGAACACGATGTCGCCGAG from Cryptosporangium minutisporangium carries:
- the odhI gene encoding oxoglutarate dehydrogenase inhibitor Odhl, encoding MILGAIDDVVEASEAAGGGDPEGTRIAESLPPGSALLVVRRGPNAGSRFLLDTDVTTAGRHPESDIFLDDVTVSRRHAEFRREGGVFVVRDVGSLNGTYVNRERVESATLANGDEVQVGKFRLVFLSGPKVAP
- the gcvH gene encoding glycine cleavage system protein GcvH — its product is MIPDDLRYTNEHEWIRATSGSTVRIGITDYAQDSLGDIVFVQLPEVGNTVTAGEAVGEVESTKSVSDVYAPVSGTVTARNEALDEQPELINGEPYGGGWMLEIDVDDPAVLDALMSADEYRELTEKA